A stretch of DNA from Channa argus isolate prfri chromosome 7, Channa argus male v1.0, whole genome shotgun sequence:
TGTCCACAGCCAAAGTTGCCCTTGGAGGAGGGGAGGTCAGTGGGACTGTGGGTTTGTCGATTTGCCTGAAAGAGGAAATTGTTACATTTAATGTATGTTTATATCTTGCTCTCAGTATTGTAATCAATATTGTAATTAAAGGGCTTTTTAAATGCGGCCCTACCTGATGAACACGGCGTTTAATATTTTCCTCATGATGCGATGCACCATcggggctgctgctgctgctggacgtCCACAACAACATCATTCCGGACACCAGCACAGTCAAAGTTAAGCAGGTGCTCTTCAGTGTCTTCACTAAGTGTCCTGCATTTTCCATTAAACGTATGGACACTTTGAAAACAACACCAGTTGGATGGATACTGATCTCCTGAGCAAACAGCCTTTTACAGACGTGTGCAGGATGTGTCTCAtatgtgaatattattttagGCCCTTTAGATCGGCCACGAATCAGTCTGCGCGCCAGCGCATTTTGGACAGCGTGGGAAGCGGAGTGCGCGTCCCCTGTCAATATGTTAGCGGGCACCCGGGGCGACCTACACGCAACACTCAGTTTTCTCGTCACCGCAACACGCTCTGCTTTGACAAAAGCTTCCCACGCTGACGTCTGCCTTGGCCGGGTGCGCTCATCTGGCGAGTCGCGCAGAGCTCCGCCGGCCAGTCCGAGGCTGTACCCAGCGTTGGCAGGCCGCTGGGTCGGCGTATTCCTGGTCCAGATATTTCCCCGACACCGGAGAACAGCAGACAAGGCGGACGCGGATGGGTTGGAAGTCATAGTGGTTGACACAATGTCCGCAGGAGATTCTGGTTCTGGGGGCGTTGTTGTTTACTTCGGGGGTTCTAATGTAAAGCCTCTAATCAAACAGCCGTCTAATGTTTTGAGGTCAATTCGCATAAGGAGTGGATGAGAGGAGGGGGATCTTTTCTAGTCTGGTCCTCCAGACCATATTTGCCTCGAGAGTCCCGGGGTTCGTCAGGTGGGTGTGTCTTCAGACAATAGTGGAAAAAGTACTCACACGTAGTAATAAGCCTAAACTACTGGTAAATAGGCTACTCTGTCACAAGTAAACATACAGAAATGAATTCAACCAATAAAGAGAAATAACTCAAGTAAAGCAAAATACGTGACAAACTGTATGACCTATAAGCATATGAAGCATTGTAAAGAAAATCCCATAAGAACACCCCTGGATGATACATAATACAACAATGCATCTGGTCCTGCACCCGTATGTCACACATTATGGTGCATGTGGCCTAATGGTTCTGGTTTATAATACAATGCACTTACGATGCTTTCACTTTTTACAGTTACATAAAAGAAGACCTTTAGTTGCTATTTGTGTCATGTGTCTGTAAAGCAACTGGTTTGTCCAGTTTTTAACCAGGCAATTAGCTATTGTCTTTATAAGCCTCACCAATGTTTCATGACAGCTTCTACAAGTGTGCCCACAGCTAATTAAGCAAACTCATTAACTCAATGAGTAATTAAGTAAAATAGAATAATAGTGCAGATAAAATTTATTAGTCCATTTCAACTACAGCAGTTTGATCTTATTATTTTTCACTTGATTTAAAAGCAGCTACAGACCATTCAGCTGCAGCATAAGCTGAACAACAGACTGATCCATGAAGACAGTGCAAATCTTTCTTCTGACATtcctgcagtgtttgttttgaaCTTTGGTGACACTTTGGTGGTGCTTTGTCCATGCTGACGAGATGGGTGGCATGTTAATGCTAATGACAACATATTGTCAAAACTCACAGCAGAAAGTTAAGGACAAAAATGTTGTCAGACAGGTGCGACAGCCTCAAAATAGAAAGACAAAGCGGATGAGAAATTCAGTAGTTGAGCCACCTTGGTAACAGGTtcttttcacaccactagaggGTCTCACAGCTCTGAGGAAGGCAAGAGGAGCTCTGACTCTACTATAATCAGGGTTGTATTAATAACTCAGAGCAGTTAAAAGGTAACCACTAATcagctttaatatttaaaaaaaaaaaatccagattaGCTTGAAAACGGCAGAGCGTCTGTGTATGGGAAATACTGAGAATGAGGAGAGCCCAGTCTTAcatgtggaaaaaagaaaacacttcatTTACATCTATGTACAATGAGTCAgtcaacaaataaatatacGAGAGCTAGAAAACCCTTACAGAGAACAGCCTTCAATCAAAAGAATTCATCAGAGGGCATTTCGACATTTACAGCTTATTAATCATTCTGAACAGTGGCCTCACTCATGCTGTGCAGTTTCCTTGTTTTCACAGTGATTATAAACACTTtgagaaaagaagacaaaggtAACACCTGTTTGCCCCAAACCTCCATGTGTAACTTCAAGCCCGTGTGTcctttgtttgaaaaaatgttGCCGTCcttgttttccttcatttcttcAGTGCATTTCGTCCAATGTGATGCAGCTCAAATGTGCCCCAGTGCTTTGTTGTGTAATATTCTCTGCCTCCACCCTATGGTCTCATCTTTACAGCCCCTTCAGTGCCTTATGTGTGCAGTAGTTCAATCGTCAGTTCCTGGGTGACTTTCTAGTGTCTGGTTTACTGGAACAAAAGGCTTCCGGTAAATGACCACGTTGGGGACGATCACAAAAGCCAAAATTCCCACCAGCATGAGCGCCActgtgatggtgatgatggaTGCCACCACAGCGTAGTAACACTGGTCTGAGCGGAACAACCTGCGCAGGCGACCTCTCACCCTGTTAGGAGGCCTGCCGACATTCACCACAGTGGCTGGGCTTATTCCCTGCTCCATTGCACTTAAGGTCAGGTCACCACCTGCTGGCGCCGGGCCACTGTGACCTTTTTTAGGCAGGGCGAAGACATTAGAGTTGATGGGGTTGTTGGCAGGAGGGTTCTTCAGGAGCAGTTTGCCCTTGTTGCGTTTGAAGCGGATAGACAGTGCCCTCTGCATCTCTGGTGGGAGTTTGCCTATGATGTCCTCGTTGTTGCCGAGACGGGGCAGGTCCTGGCCGTGGGGGAGTCTGGTTAGCTCACGACACACAGGGCAGCAAAGGGTCTTGACCTCAGGAGAGGTCACATTGATGCGTGCGAGGCATTCCAGACAGAAGGTGTGGCCGCACGCCAGCAGCTTTGGGGTCTTAAAGATGTTATCATAGGTGCAAAAGCACACGGCACACTCAGTGTCCTCCACGTCATCTTCAGGGGGCTTCACCTTcctgcctccctctctgctgtctTGTCTCCGGGCCTCCTCACTCCTCCCGCGCTGCCTCCTCTCTCCCTGAGACCTGTCTCGttccctccttctccctctaTCCCCTCTTACA
This window harbors:
- the rnf183 gene encoding E3 ubiquitin-protein ligase RNF183, which codes for MNDDRERHRPEGSCSQNPGAPNVKPKLGQKEQSSKESQWINQKPSKVRRSRSTDSVRGDRGRRRERDRSQGERRQRGRSEEARRQDSREGGRKVKPPEDDVEDTECAVCFCTYDNIFKTPKLLACGHTFCLECLARINVTSPEVKTLCCPVCRELTRLPHGQDLPRLGNNEDIIGKLPPEMQRALSIRFKRNKGKLLLKNPPANNPINSNVFALPKKGHSGPAPAGGDLTLSAMEQGISPATVVNVGRPPNRVRGRLRRLFRSDQCYYAVVASIITITVALMLVGILAFVIVPNVVIYRKPFVPVNQTLESHPGTDD